The Bacillus spongiae genome includes a region encoding these proteins:
- the disA gene encoding DNA integrity scanning diadenylate cyclase DisA: MEYKSMSEILKFIAPGTPIREGIDNVLRANTGGLIVLGYNDKMKDLVDGGFHINSLFSPSYLYELAKMDGAIILNEKGSKILLANAQLAPDPRITSSETGMRHRTAERVAKETKALVVAISQRRNVITVYQGDFRYALKDISVILTKANQAIQTLEKYKVVLDQSTSNLSVLEFEELVTYSDLLQVLHRFEMVLRIKNELLSYLNELGTEGRLIRLQMNELLVDIDEEAMLIIRDYAAEQQIKPFEKLKKFQELAHNEVLDDAVLLKLLGFHGYIPLDDIICPRGYRVLNKIPRLPLVIVENLVTTYTHLANIVKASVSDLDDVEGIGEVRARKIKEGLKLIKEQTFAERQL; this comes from the coding sequence ATGGAATATAAATCTATGTCCGAAATTTTGAAGTTTATCGCACCAGGGACCCCCATTCGAGAAGGAATTGATAATGTTTTAAGAGCGAATACTGGAGGGTTAATTGTTCTTGGATATAATGATAAAATGAAAGACCTTGTGGATGGAGGATTCCATATAAATTCTTTATTTTCCCCTAGTTATTTATATGAATTAGCGAAAATGGATGGTGCTATTATACTAAATGAAAAAGGAAGTAAGATTTTATTAGCGAATGCCCAACTAGCCCCTGATCCTCGTATCACGTCTTCCGAAACCGGAATGCGCCACCGAACGGCAGAGCGAGTCGCGAAAGAAACAAAAGCTCTTGTCGTTGCAATTTCACAACGAAGAAATGTTATCACGGTCTATCAAGGTGACTTTCGGTATGCATTGAAGGATATTTCTGTTATTTTAACGAAAGCCAATCAAGCTATTCAAACGTTAGAAAAATATAAAGTAGTTCTTGATCAAAGTACCTCTAATTTGTCCGTCCTGGAGTTTGAAGAACTTGTCACATACAGTGATTTACTTCAAGTGTTACATCGTTTTGAAATGGTTCTTCGAATTAAGAATGAATTGCTATCCTATTTGAATGAATTAGGAACAGAGGGGAGATTAATTCGTTTACAAATGAATGAGCTGCTAGTAGATATTGATGAGGAAGCGATGCTTATTATACGAGATTATGCAGCCGAACAGCAGATTAAACCGTTTGAAAAGTTAAAGAAATTTCAAGAGCTTGCTCATAACGAAGTATTAGATGATGCTGTCCTATTAAAATTATTAGGATTTCATGGCTACATTCCGTTAGACGATATTATTTGTCCAAGAGGCTATCGGGTGTTAAATAAAATTCCTCGATTACCACTTGTTATTGTTGAAAATTTGGTAACGACTTATACTCATTTAGCTAATATCGTGAAAGCTTCTGTCTCCGACTTAGATGATGTTGAAGGAATTGGAGAGGTAAGAGCACGAAAAATAAAAGAAGGATTGAAGCTAATAAAAGAACAAACTTTTGCAGAGCGTCAGTTATAA
- a CDS encoding PIN/TRAM domain-containing protein → MLKRIVQVCFLFIGGTLGVFLLPNLLQLVNFEDIPFINNPYMTAFLGAIIFYLLTFWVVEFVVNFVKWFEDSLVKTPAVEILFGSIGLIFGLILAFLSGLPISRIEFPFVNTVVPILLTLLLGYIGFQVGFKKREELISLFTLGNKGNKKKAAEEDLDLPAKTLKILDTSVIIDGRIADICQTRFLEGIIVIPQFVLEELQHIADSSDVLKRNRGRRGLDILNRIQKDLPVEVQIYEGDFEDIGEVDSKLVKLAKITQGIVVTNDYNLNKVCDLQNVQVLNINDLANAVKPVVLPGEEMEVQVIKDGKEHNQGIAYLDDGTMIVVEEGKNFIGKHIDVLVTSVLQTSAGRMIFAKPKLLERAL, encoded by the coding sequence ATGTTAAAGAGAATTGTCCAAGTGTGCTTTCTATTTATTGGAGGAACACTAGGAGTCTTTCTTCTTCCAAATTTGTTGCAATTAGTCAATTTCGAAGACATTCCTTTTATTAATAACCCGTATATGACGGCCTTTTTAGGTGCTATTATTTTTTATCTTTTAACTTTTTGGGTTGTTGAATTCGTTGTAAATTTTGTTAAATGGTTTGAGGATTCTCTTGTAAAAACCCCTGCGGTTGAAATATTATTTGGTAGTATTGGGTTGATTTTTGGTTTAATTTTAGCGTTTTTATCTGGCTTACCTATTAGTAGAATTGAGTTTCCTTTCGTGAATACCGTTGTCCCTATTCTTTTAACGCTTCTATTAGGTTATATTGGCTTTCAGGTTGGTTTTAAAAAGCGAGAAGAATTAATTAGTTTATTTACATTAGGGAATAAAGGAAATAAAAAGAAGGCAGCTGAAGAGGATCTTGACCTTCCTGCCAAAACCCTCAAGATCCTTGATACAAGTGTCATTATTGATGGAAGGATCGCAGACATTTGCCAAACAAGGTTTTTAGAGGGCATTATTGTTATTCCTCAGTTCGTACTTGAAGAACTACAGCATATTGCGGATTCCTCTGATGTATTAAAAAGGAACCGTGGTCGAAGAGGTTTAGATATTTTAAATCGAATTCAGAAAGATTTGCCTGTTGAAGTTCAAATTTACGAAGGAGATTTTGAGGACATCGGGGAAGTAGACAGTAAACTTGTGAAGTTAGCGAAGATAACACAAGGAATCGTTGTCACAAACGATTATAATTTAAATAAAGTGTGTGATTTACAAAATGTACAAGTGCTCAATATTAATGATTTAGCTAATGCTGTAAAACCCGTTGTTTTACCTGGTGAGGAGATGGAGGTACAAGTGATTAAAGATGGTAAAGAACATAACCAAGGAATTGCCTACTTAGACGATGGGACAATGATTGTTGTCGAAGAAGGAAAAAATTTCATTGGTAAGCATATCGATGTTCTTGTTACATCTGTCTTACAAACATCAGCAGGAAGAATGATTTTTGCAAAACCAAAATTATTAGAACGAGCGTTGTAA
- the ispD gene encoding 2-C-methyl-D-erythritol 4-phosphate cytidylyltransferase, with the protein MTYDVIIPAAGKGKRMGAHCNKLLLELHEVPIIVHTLRIFEQDPLCRNTIVVIHSEEEEIFLKLLSEYNLQKVSKLVYGGTERQFSVFNGMRSLSDSEIVLVHDGARPFVTQNTIHALVEAAKTNGAAVAAVPVKDTIKVVQQQTVMETLDRSSLWSVQTPQAFRFSLLEHAHEEASRQQFLGTDDASLVERLGKPVTIVESDYDNIKLTTKEDLFFAESIIQKRNEISSKKMPK; encoded by the coding sequence ATGACTTATGATGTAATAATTCCTGCAGCGGGAAAAGGAAAGAGGATGGGCGCTCATTGCAATAAGTTGTTGTTGGAACTTCATGAAGTTCCGATTATTGTCCATACCCTTCGGATATTTGAACAAGACCCCCTGTGCAGAAATACAATTGTCGTCATCCATTCAGAGGAAGAAGAAATTTTTCTAAAGCTTCTATCGGAATATAATCTTCAAAAGGTAAGCAAGCTAGTGTATGGAGGGACAGAGCGTCAGTTTAGTGTTTTTAATGGAATGCGATCACTTTCAGACTCTGAGATAGTGCTGGTACACGACGGAGCTCGTCCGTTTGTTACCCAGAATACTATTCATGCACTTGTGGAAGCAGCTAAAACAAATGGAGCCGCGGTTGCTGCTGTACCTGTAAAAGATACGATAAAAGTGGTTCAACAGCAAACCGTGATGGAAACTTTGGATCGATCTAGCTTGTGGTCAGTGCAAACACCACAAGCTTTTCGTTTTTCTCTTCTTGAACATGCCCATGAGGAAGCATCAAGGCAGCAATTTTTAGGAACGGATGACGCTTCCCTTGTAGAACGATTAGGGAAACCAGTGACAATTGTAGAATCTGATTATGATAATATTAAGCTAACGACAAAAGAGGATTTGTTTTTCGCGGAGTCAATCATTCAAAAGCGGAATGAAATATCTTCTAAGAAAATGCCAAAATAA
- the ispF gene encoding 2-C-methyl-D-erythritol 2,4-cyclodiphosphate synthase, with translation MFRIGQGYDVHQLVENRPLIIGGIEIPHEKGLLGHSDADVLLHVIADAALGAIGAGDIGKHFPDTDAAFKDADSGKLLTHVWELVKEAGYELGNIDCTIIAQKPKMAPHISKMKNRIADLLEASPTQVNVKATTTEKLGFTGRGEGIAAQATILLQKTN, from the coding sequence ATGTTTCGTATTGGTCAAGGATATGATGTTCATCAACTAGTAGAAAACCGTCCATTAATCATTGGAGGAATAGAAATCCCTCATGAGAAAGGGCTTCTTGGTCACTCGGATGCAGATGTCTTATTACATGTTATTGCTGATGCCGCATTAGGGGCCATTGGAGCGGGAGATATAGGAAAGCACTTCCCAGATACTGATGCAGCGTTTAAGGACGCGGATTCTGGTAAGCTTTTGACTCATGTTTGGGAATTGGTAAAAGAAGCGGGATATGAACTAGGTAATATTGATTGTACCATTATTGCTCAAAAGCCAAAAATGGCACCACATATTTCAAAAATGAAAAATCGAATAGCCGACCTGTTGGAAGCTTCTCCTACACAAGTAAATGTTAAGGCGACGACGACTGAAAAATTAGGATTTACTGGACGTGGTGAAGGTATTGCTGCTCAAGCAACGATTTTACTACAGAAGACAAACTAA
- the gltX gene encoding glutamate--tRNA ligase has protein sequence MTNEVRVRYAPSPTGHLHIGNARTALFNYLYARNNNGKFIIRIEDTDKKRNIEGGEESQLRYLKWLGIDWDESVDVGGEYGPYRQSERNDIYKKYYNQLLEEGKAYHCYCTEKELEAERDVQASNGQMLGYSGKCRHLSEEDKKRFKQEGRTPSIRIKIPAGVVYSFNDMVKEDVSFESSGMGDYVIVKKDGTPTYNFAVVIDDHLMRISHVLRGEDHISNTPKQLVVYEAFGWEPPTFGHMTLIVNENRKKLSKRDESIIQFIEQYEELGYLPEALFNFIALLGWSPKGEEEIFTKEDLIDIFDPSRLSTSPAVFDKQKLTWMNNQYIKNLEIDQLVDLALPHLVKADLLKEPIEEQQKAWAKELIALFQDKMSYGEEIVQHSELFFQENVQYEEEANQILAEEQVPEVLSVFLQKIQELDEFVAPEIKSAMKAVQKETGHKGKKLFMPIRVAITGHMHGPDLPYAIQLLGKDKVKKRLEGVLN, from the coding sequence ATGACAAATGAGGTTCGAGTACGTTATGCACCAAGTCCAACAGGACATTTACATATAGGTAACGCCCGTACGGCATTATTTAATTATTTATATGCACGTAACAACAATGGGAAGTTTATTATTCGTATTGAAGATACTGATAAAAAAAGAAACATTGAAGGTGGAGAAGAGAGTCAGCTTCGCTATCTAAAATGGCTAGGAATTGACTGGGATGAGAGTGTTGATGTGGGAGGGGAATACGGCCCTTATCGACAATCAGAACGTAATGATATTTATAAAAAGTATTACAATCAGCTGTTAGAAGAAGGTAAGGCGTATCATTGCTATTGTACTGAGAAAGAACTAGAAGCAGAGCGCGATGTGCAAGCATCTAACGGACAAATGCTTGGTTACTCTGGGAAATGTCGCCATCTTTCAGAAGAAGACAAGAAGAGATTTAAGCAGGAGGGCCGTACACCTAGCATTCGAATTAAGATACCTGCTGGAGTAGTGTATTCCTTTAATGACATGGTTAAAGAGGATGTATCATTTGAATCATCTGGCATGGGTGACTATGTCATTGTGAAGAAAGATGGTACACCGACTTATAACTTCGCGGTAGTTATTGATGATCACTTAATGAGAATTTCACATGTTCTTCGAGGCGAAGATCATATATCTAATACGCCTAAACAACTTGTTGTTTATGAAGCATTTGGTTGGGAGCCACCGACATTTGGTCATATGACACTTATTGTTAATGAGAACCGAAAGAAATTAAGTAAACGTGATGAAAGTATCATTCAATTTATTGAACAGTATGAAGAGCTTGGCTATTTACCAGAGGCTTTATTCAATTTTATTGCCTTATTAGGCTGGTCACCAAAAGGAGAAGAAGAAATTTTCACAAAAGAGGACTTAATTGACATTTTTGATCCGTCACGACTGTCAACTTCACCAGCTGTATTTGATAAACAAAAATTAACTTGGATGAACAACCAATACATTAAAAACTTAGAAATAGATCAATTAGTTGATTTAGCTCTTCCTCATCTAGTGAAAGCTGATTTACTTAAAGAACCGATTGAAGAACAGCAAAAGGCATGGGCCAAAGAGCTAATCGCTCTTTTCCAAGATAAAATGAGTTATGGGGAAGAAATTGTTCAACACTCTGAGCTATTCTTTCAAGAGAATGTACAGTACGAAGAAGAAGCAAATCAAATTTTAGCAGAGGAGCAAGTCCCTGAGGTTCTTTCTGTATTTTTACAAAAAATACAAGAACTCGATGAGTTTGTAGCTCCTGAAATTAAATCAGCAATGAAGGCTGTCCAAAAAGAGACCGGCCATAAAGGTAAGAAGCTCTTTATGCCAATTCGTGTAGCGATAACAGGACATATGCATGGTCCAGATTTACCTTACGCGATTCAATTATTGGGAAAAGACAAGGTGAAAAAACGCCTTGAAGGAGTTTTAAATTAA
- the cysE gene encoding serine O-acetyltransferase, with amino-acid sequence MLGIFKEDIDVIFDQDPAARSYFEVILTYSGLHAVWSHRIAHALFKRKLYFLARATSQISRFFTGIEIHPGAKIGRRFFIDHGMGVVVGETCEIGDNVTIYQGVTLGGTGKEKGKRHPTLESNVLIAAGAKVLGSITVGENSKIGAGSVVLKDVPNNSTVVGIPGKVVVKDGVRVKQDLNHSDLPDPVADRCEEMQREIDQLREQIETEERGLKHEH; translated from the coding sequence ATGTTAGGAATATTTAAAGAGGATATTGATGTGATTTTTGATCAAGACCCGGCAGCACGAAGTTACTTTGAAGTGATCCTTACTTACTCTGGTTTACATGCCGTTTGGTCACATCGAATTGCGCATGCTTTATTTAAGCGGAAATTATATTTTCTAGCACGTGCTACATCACAAATAAGTCGATTTTTTACGGGAATTGAAATTCATCCGGGAGCAAAAATTGGTCGACGTTTTTTTATTGACCATGGGATGGGTGTTGTGGTTGGGGAAACATGTGAAATAGGAGATAATGTTACGATCTATCAAGGTGTAACACTTGGTGGTACAGGAAAGGAAAAAGGAAAACGCCATCCTACTCTTGAAAGTAATGTACTTATAGCGGCTGGTGCTAAAGTATTAGGTTCGATTACGGTTGGAGAAAATTCGAAAATTGGTGCTGGTTCTGTCGTATTAAAAGATGTGCCGAATAATTCTACGGTTGTTGGTATTCCAGGAAAAGTAGTTGTAAAAGATGGTGTAAGAGTGAAACAGGATTTAAATCATAGTGACCTTCCGGATCCAGTTGCGGATCGATGTGAGGAGATGCAGCGTGAAATTGATCAATTACGAGAACAAATTGAAACAGAAGAAAGGGGCCTAAAACATGAGCATTAA
- the cysS gene encoding cysteine--tRNA ligase — protein sequence MSIKVFNTLTRSKEEFEPLEEGKVKMYVCGPTVYNYIHIGNARPVIVFDTVRRYLEYRGYEVQFISNFTDVDDKLIRAANELGEDVPTIAQRFINAYFEDTEALGCNRADLHPRVTENMDIIIEFIQALIEKDYAYESGGDVYYRTRKFDQYGKLSHQPIDDLQLGARIDVGEKKEDALDFVLWKAAKEGEIYWESPWGKGRPGWHIECSAMARKYLGDTIDIHAGGQDLAFPHHENEIAQSEALTGKTFARYWMHNGYVNIDNEKMSKSLGNFVLVHDILKEQDPQVLRFFMLSVHYRHPINYSIDLVESTKAALERLKTSYDNLKHRKNSSANLVQDEQKWENVIAKLHEEFLTAMDDDFNTANAISVLFELSKQANYYLQEQNTSENVIHAFMQEFEVLFTILGLTLEEEDLLDEEVEELIQKRLKARKDRDFQLADEIRDQLKDQNIILEDTPQGTRWKRG from the coding sequence ATGAGCATTAAGGTTTTTAATACATTAACAAGGTCAAAAGAAGAGTTTGAGCCGTTAGAAGAGGGAAAGGTAAAGATGTATGTATGCGGTCCAACCGTATATAACTATATTCATATTGGAAATGCGCGGCCTGTTATTGTTTTTGATACGGTACGTAGATATTTAGAATATCGTGGATATGAAGTTCAGTTTATTTCTAATTTTACAGATGTTGATGACAAACTTATACGAGCAGCAAATGAGCTTGGTGAGGATGTTCCAACCATTGCGCAACGCTTTATTAACGCTTATTTTGAAGACACAGAGGCGTTAGGTTGTAATCGAGCAGACCTTCACCCTAGAGTAACAGAAAATATGGATATTATTATTGAGTTTATACAAGCATTAATTGAAAAGGATTATGCGTATGAGTCGGGTGGAGACGTGTATTATCGAACTCGCAAATTTGATCAATATGGAAAGTTATCACATCAGCCAATTGACGATTTACAATTGGGCGCACGAATTGACGTGGGAGAGAAAAAGGAAGATGCACTCGATTTTGTCCTTTGGAAAGCGGCAAAAGAAGGGGAAATTTATTGGGAGAGTCCTTGGGGAAAAGGACGGCCGGGTTGGCATATTGAATGTTCTGCAATGGCTAGAAAGTATTTAGGTGATACTATTGATATCCATGCCGGCGGGCAAGACCTAGCGTTTCCACATCATGAAAATGAGATTGCTCAGTCCGAAGCTTTAACAGGAAAAACGTTCGCTCGCTATTGGATGCATAATGGTTATGTGAATATAGACAATGAAAAAATGTCAAAATCGCTCGGGAATTTCGTTCTCGTTCATGACATTTTAAAAGAACAAGATCCACAGGTCCTACGATTTTTTATGCTTTCGGTTCATTATCGTCATCCGATTAATTACAGTATAGATTTAGTTGAAAGCACGAAAGCAGCACTAGAACGGTTAAAAACATCTTATGATAATTTAAAACATCGCAAAAATTCAAGTGCCAATTTAGTTCAAGATGAGCAAAAGTGGGAAAATGTGATTGCGAAACTACACGAAGAATTTTTGACTGCCATGGATGATGATTTTAATACAGCTAATGCTATTTCAGTATTATTTGAGCTCTCAAAACAAGCAAATTACTACTTACAAGAGCAAAATACGTCTGAAAACGTCATTCATGCTTTTATGCAGGAATTTGAGGTGTTATTCACTATTTTGGGATTAACGCTTGAAGAGGAAGACTTATTAGATGAAGAGGTTGAAGAACTTATTCAAAAACGTCTAAAAGCTCGAAAAGACCGCGACTTCCAACTAGCTGATGAAATTCGAGATCAGTTAAAAGATCAGAACATTATATTAGAAGATACACCTCAAGGAACACGTTGGAAAAGAGGCTAA